CCCCTTGCAGGACATGATGCCCTCAGGTGGCTCCAGGAGTTAGGAGGTGAAGATGCCTCAGCTTCTCTAGGCCCTGTCCCCTGGGCTCAGGGTGGCCTCTCTGCTGACACCCTGTCCCTATCTTCCCGGCAGGGGGCATGTGTCCGTTTCGCCACATCAGCGGTGAGAAGACAGTTGTGTGCAAACACTGGCTGCGTGGCCTATGCAAGAAAGGGGACCAGTGCGAGTTCCTGCATGAGTATGACATGACCAAGATGCCCGAGTGCTACTTCTACTCCAAGTTCGGTAAGGCACCTGGAGCTCTGGAGGCTCTGCTGAGAACCAGGGTGCAGAGGGGTCTGTTGGCTGCCCAGTGCCCACACACTCTCTGCCTGCTTTTCCCATCTTTCCATTCTCAGAGGAGAAACTTGGGCAGAGCCTGCCAGCCTCAGCCAGCTTTTAGGAGACAACGTGGCTATTTCCtgctcatctctctttttttttttttttttttaaagacacagggtctcgctatgtttcacatactggtcttgaacgcctgggctcgaatgatctgcctgcctcagcctcccaaagtgctgggattacaggcgtgagccactgcgccagaccCCTTGCATTCTTTTGGAGTGCTTCAGTGTTTGGAGCTCTTTCAATCACTCTGGGATTTGAGGCTAATGAGGGTGACCCGGAAGCAGCGAGTTGTGCAGCTGGCTGCATTATGTCCGTGGTTGGTTTCTGTCCACATCCACCTTCTCCCTGAAACCCACTTCTCACTACAGTGTGGGAACTGCCTCTCAGGCCGGAGCTGGTTCCTTCTCTCTGGGAGCCGTGATCCTGGTGACATTTCAGCCATCCTTAACAGTCCTTCAAAATAGCAGCCTCAGATGTGTCTTCTGGTACACCAAGCTTGCCTTGAGCCCTGCTTAGAGAATGCGTGGCCTCAGCTGTCCTGAGTGGCCTGCGTGGAGAAGCGGGAGACCGGATGGAGTCGGTGGGGCTGGCACAGAGTCTGGCAGAGATGTTGTGCTCCCTGCTGGAATGAGTCCCCAGGGTCTCTGCTCAGGTCTGCACTTCGTGGTTTCCGAAGAAGCAGCTCTGTGGGTCAGCATGAGGCTGGCTCTAGTCCTGGGCAGGGAGCCCGGCAGAAGGCCGGAATCCTGCAGGGAGCCAAGGGGTACTGGATATGCTTCATGCTTTCAAAGCACTGCTTTTGGAGGAGACATTATTTCAGCATCCCAATAGGTGTGGCCTGCTGGCTTATTAATAAGAGCTGTGGCTTGTTTTGTGGAGGTGGCATAAGCTGAGAAGAAATAGAACCCAAGCTTCCCAGctccccaagtgctgtcctctgCTATTATGCAATGTAGCATGTTCCCCCCTGACGCCTTGCCCATAGCAGCACTGGGATGGGGCAGTGGCCTCCCATCTGTCCCCAGAGGCAGCAGCTGGCTCTCCTGGGCAGGCTTTCAAGGCACCGCTATCCAAGTGGCCTGGGGGTCGCTCCTTCCTTGCTGACGGCCCTGGTGCAGGACACACTGTGTGCAGCTTCTGTCACCTGCACCACAGACATTGGGTTGAGGGCCTCCTTTCTAGGCACTGGAGGGACAATGGTGAAGAGGTCCTTGCCCTGTGAATTCTTCACTCTTGTGGTCCAGGGAAAGATGTAGCCAATAAGCCATGAGACGAACAGAGAAGAAATTACTTGTGACAAGTGCTCTGAAGGAAGGAAACCATGACCAGAACCTTGAGGCAGAGTGGTCAAGGATGAGGGGATTCCTGAGCTAGGAGCGGAAGACTGAGAAGGGGCTGGTCCTGGTGCAGGGGGACCCATGTGACTGGGGGGTGgcagaggcggagcttgtgggGGAGCCTGGGGAAGGAGTTTGCAGTTCCTTAGAATTTTGAGCACAGTTGTTAACGTGGATTGGAGAAGGTGAGCCAAGAAGCGGGCAACTACCCAGGAAGGCAGTTCTCAGTGCTGGTGGTCCCTGGGGCCCACTGCTTCGGAGAGGGCCAGGTCCACTAGTGCTTCTCCCTACCCTTGTCCCAGCTCTTAGACATGAAGAGCCAATCAGAGTGGAACTTCCTGGTCTCCATGGGTGCTTTTCTGTCACAGCCCCACTGCACAGGAAGCTGGGGCTCAGAGACACTCTTCCCTGGCTCTCAGGGCTCATCAAGCCAAAACTGGACACCAGAACCTCTTTTCTTTGGATGAAGCCAAGGTGGGCCTGGCCCCGGCCTTCCTAGCGGCCTCACGTCTGAGTTTTCCTGCAGGAGAGTGCAGCAACAAGGAGTGTCCCTTCCTGCACATCGACCccgagtccaagatcaaggactGCCCTTGGTATGACCGCGGCTTCTGCAAGCACGGTAGGTGCCAGGGTGAGCTGGGCCCCTGGCAAGAAGCCAAGTCCTCCCTTCTCTGCCTACATGACCCTGGAGGCTGCCATCTGGTCTACCTGGGACATCTTGCCCTACCTGTCCCAGCAAAACCTGACATTCTGCAGCTAGCGGCTTGCTCATACCCCTCATCTCCCTTGACTCTCCCAAGAATGCTGGGTGGGTGGTGGTCCACCTGCATTTTTGATAAGGAGGCCAGTGTTGGGAGGTGAGGTCCCTGCCCCCTGTCTCCCATGAATGGGGGACAGCCAGCATTTGAAGCCATGCTCCAGCTCTCTAACTGGTAGAGGGGATGTCTAAGTGACCAGACACTTGGCTCTGCAGGTCCCCTCTGCAGGCACCGGCACACACGGAGAGTCATCTGTGTGAATTACCTCGTGGGATTCTGCCCAGAGGGGCCCTCATGTAAATTCATGCAGTGAGTAGCCAGCCGCTCTGCCCTCTACCCTCTaccccagctcccagcccaggCCGTGCTGCCCTCTGTATCTTCCCTGGGCCACCTGGGCTTTGGTCATTGTGTGATGTCAGTACTAGAGCCAAGGGTGGGGGCAGGAGATAGGGAAGTAATCCCTGCTTAAGGCCACCAGTGCTTCCTGAGCCCAGAGGTGGCGCTGCCTAGACCCATTTCTTGGGTCATGGGCCATCTGGTAATCTAATGGAAGCTGTGGGATACAGACACACATGTAGCCTTGCATATCATTTAGGGAATTTGGGGACTTCCAGTTAAGAACCTGCACCCTAAAGGAAGGAAACTAGAATTTCAGTCTCCTATGTGGAGGCTCAGAAAACCCTGAGCTTGGGGTTTCACATAGAATAAGTAGTCATCTAACAGTGAGGGTAGGAGAGAACACACCCATTTCACACAGCAGCACACTGAGGCACAGGGCTTGGTCCCTGGTCAGGGGCACATGGTCAAAGGCaagtctgggctgggtgtggtggctcacacctgtactcccagcactttgggaggctgaggtggacagatcacgaggtcaggagttcaagaccagcctggccaatatggtgaaaccctgtccctactaaaaatacaaaaattagccaggcatagtggtgtgtgcctgtagtcccagctacttgggaggctgaggcagaagaatcacttgaacccgggaggtggaggttgcagtgagccaacatcgtgccactgcattccagcctgggcgacagagcgagattccatcatagtttacatagatagatagaagatagatagatagatagatagatagatagatagatagatagatagatagatagatagatagatagatagatagatagatagatagatagagacagacagatagatagatagatagatagatagatagagcgagactccatcatagtttagatagatagatagataagatagataaaTAGGATAGATTAGATAGGATAAGATAGCAAGTCTGTGAGCCTCTGAAGATCGGTTTTAATTCTTGCTCCATGGGGTTAGCACCCCTCTTCTGGCTCCATTGTCTTGTCCTTGGAGCCCAGTGCCCATCTGTCACTTTGCTTGTGGACCCGGGCTTCCGCCTGGGGTGGCACTGGGGCTGCAGACAAGCCTCCCCTCCTCCTGGCTGCCTCGCCAACACTGCTGAACCTGCAGCGGGATAACAGTCTCCAGGTCTGTGGGGACCCTGGTCCCTGCTTCTCACTGCAGGGCAGTGGCCGGTGCTGCCACTGGGTCTTACTCCCTGAATGAGAGTGCAGGCACCTGCAGGTGGCCTGGGGCAGACCGTTACCAAGTGATGGGAGGAGGGGCTGACGCCAGAGTAAGATCCTGCGGGGAGCGGGGCTTCCCTGTGTACAGCTCCTGGGGCGCAGCAGGCGCGTACCGGTGCAGCTTTTGTCATTTCTGAGCAGCACTGGCCATGAATATCCCAGTTCAGTGTAGGCAGGGCTGGGCCTGAGCCCAGGCAAGTCAGTTGTGTTCTCCACGCCACTCCCGCGGCCTCCCAGGAGCAGAGCTGAGTGCCAGCCCCACCCCATCCATGCAGCTTGTGTCAAATCACTTTGTGCTGGGGCAGATGAGTGTGATTTTCCTAGGGCTGGAATTTAAGAGCATGGCCTGGCTTCTCTCTTCTCATCCCCCGTCCCCGACTCCTTCTCTTGTTCTCATCCCCTCTGGCTGCTGGTGACCAGCCCTCGATTTGAACTGCCCATGGGAACCACCGAGCAGCCCCCACTGCCGCAGCAGACCCAGCCTCCGGCAAAGGtaccgtgcctggccctcctCAGTAGGAAGGAAGTGCCTTTTCTCCAGCGAGAACCTCAGTGTCCCCCGGGGGTGCGGTCTGCCTTAGACCCCACTGGAGAACTTGGGAGAGAAGGGGCGTCTCCCAAGTTCCTGCAGAAAAGTCAGGGGCAGAGCCATGTGTATCTCCCTCGAGAGATGCAGGGCCTCTCACCCTGGAACCTCAGCAAGGCCAAGCGCAGCAGCAAAGTTGAGGCACCATGCAACCAGCCACCCATTGTGAGATGGGGCTGCCTGGCACAGCAGCGTCTGCCCCAGGAGCCGGCCTGGGCACCATGTCTGCGCCCGGGGAGCTGGCATGGAGCCGGCCTGGGCAACGTGTCTGCTGCTTTTGCTCCTGGGCCAGACCCTTCGTTTTGCAGATAGGGGAACTGAGACTTCCAGAGTAGGGGGACTTGCCTGAGGCGACGCCACTGGGCAGGAGCAGGTGTGGCAGCAGAACTGACCACTCTGGCCAGCACTGCCCCTGCTCCTGTGgagtggaggctgggaggaggggtgaGAACAGGCCCAGCTGGCTCCAGTTTTCTAGATAAGCCAAGCAGCCAAGCAGCTGGTCCGACCCCTCCAGCCCAAGGAGGGAGGGAAATGCCATAGACATGTGGGGATCTGCAGCAGCCCCTCAACGCCAAGGGCACCCTGAGTTTGGTTATGGGAGTCGGGGGTTGAGCCAAGAGGAAGGGCTGGCATCAAGGCAGGGCGGGCATCAGGCAGGGTTCCCAACAGGCCCACCAAGCCCACCCACCTGAGCCCAAAGCCTCACCTCCTACCCTGCTGGGCTCTGGACTGGCTGCCAAAGCCCCACCAGCCCCGCTAAGTGCTAGAGGCTGAACAGCCAGGAGAGGATGCAGTGGATACAGCTGCGTGGAGGCCAGTCATATTGAACTCTTGATGGGGAAAGCCGGGAATTCCAAGTGTAGGTGCAGCCATGCCAACCTGGGGGTTTTCTAGCTCGGGTTCTGCACTTATGGGCCAGAGCCAGGAGCCCACGGGTCGGGAGGAGGCCCTGCTGTGGAATCCCTACCCCAGGAGCCCTGGCCCTCCTGGCGGGGCTCCCTAGAGGAGGGTCCTCTCAGCCCGAGAACGCAGCTCAGTGTGTCAGGCTCCAACTGTTTTTCTGTGACTTGCTCGCCGTGTAGGCTGCTAAACATCTGGCTGAACCAAGCGTTCATCCTGACCTGAAGCCAGAACCTGAGAAACCAAAGTAAGGCCTGAACATGCCCTCGCCCCACTGCCCCAGAGACCTCCTCTTGTCTCcttgatgttttgttttctattttatttttcgtTTTTGTGTGTCTGCATGGTGTTTTTCGGGCAGTGGCTTCTGCCATCATCACCAGATGTTTCTCTGTTGCCCGCTGTCCTGAGCTGGGCTGTTGTGGAAGCCCTTCTTCCTGCCATTTGCGGGACGAGTCCCGCCCTCTTTTTTCCTGTCCCCATCGGTAGTCTGCGTGCACGTGTTTTCCACAGTAAAACCGTGTTGTGTAACTCTTTCCAGCAAAGTAACAATCCGCCATTACAAAGGTCGTCCTCCTTGATCCAGTTAACGAGTCAGAACTCTTCTCCCAATCAGCAGAGAACCCCACAGGTCATCGGGGTCATGCAGAGTCAAAACAGCAGCGCGGGCAACCGGGGACCCCGGCCACTGGAGCAGGTCACCTGTTACAAGGTGAGTCCCTgggctgggggatggggtggggtctTCCCTTACTGTCAGTGGCCATTCCCTCATGCCCCATATGTTTGGTGAAAtgagaaaagtgaaaacattCGTTTTTGCTGATTGTAAGCATAAAGTTACAGTCTAGTTACCCATCCACTATGGTGGGCTAGAGACTGTCCTATTTCCTACCACACCGCACTGAGGCACAGTAAAGGATGGTGAGAACGCCTGCCCAGTGAATGGATGGGGCCTGCAGGCAGGTGAGGGAAGCCCCCAAGAGGGCGGGAACAAAATGGAAACACTGATCCAGGGAAGGGTAAACCCTTGGAGCCGCTGGCTGTCCTGAAGGTATCCTCGGATCCTGCAGGGCACATCCTAGGAGACAGGACACTGGGTTACAGCACCCCCGTCCCCATCGCCTCCCCCAGTACATAAAATGGACTCAGGGGAAGGGTGAGCTCAAAGAAACCTCCTCGAAAACTGTCCTGTTCACTCTTGGCTCTGTGGGAGGCggggaaagaggagggaaatCTCTTCATAGTTTGATGTTGTTGATGAGTCTGGGCCTATATTCATGTCCTTGGTTAAGGCTGGAAAGTTACAAACTAAGTTTTCTAATCTAAAATCGCCCCAGGATTGGTATGCCCCTGGCACCTGGCAGGAGCAACCCCCAGTACTCTTGGAAGAGTATGTTCTCAACCCAAGGCACACACAATTCCTACGTCTGGAGTTCTGAAGAACGAGTCCAGATTAGAAATcacaaaacaggctgggtgtggtggcgcatgcctgtagtcccagctactggggaggctgaggtgggaggattgcttgggcccaggaggtcaagcctgcagtgagttatgactgcaccactgcactccagcctgggcgacacagtgagactgttgtctcaaaaaaaaaaaaaaaaaaaaagcacagaagtGGGACTGTGTATAGAGCAGACTTAGCTGTTATCTTGccgccctgtaatcccagcactttgggaggccaaggcgggtagatcacaacaaggtcaggagttcaagactagcctggccaacatggaagaaagaaaacagggacTGCGGAGCCAGGGAATAGAGCTGGCAAGAGTGCTGGGTGTTGACTGGGCAGAGCCCCTCGGGGCAGCAGGGACTGGGGGGTGGGTGTCAGCAGACAGTGCCCCCAGCTGCCTCCTGACCCTTTTGTTCAGTGCTTGAGGCTGCCGTTTAAGGAGTCACAGAGTAAAGAGAAACTACGGAAGGGCCTGGATAATCAGGATGGGATGAGGCAGGGTCAGGGCTGGATTTGTCATGTGGCTCTGCAGGCTCCCCTTATAAGCATCATCCCATCTCTCTTATCCTGTGATCAAAACCTGTCCCCAAGGTAGCTTAGACAGGTGTGTCACAGCCACGAGGGAAAACGTCGGGTACAGCCCACCTTCTGTCCCCAGCACTGGTTCCCAAAGGGAGGGGGGGCTTGGGCACTTCTCATGCTGTTCCCTCCCGTCTCCTGCCAGGGAACCCCAGACCTTGGCTTAGAGGTAAGTGACTGGCCTGTGGTGCAGAGGGGCTTGGTCCCCAGACGGGGTGGCGGAGCTCAGGTGCCACGGGCTTCTCTTTGTCCTGCTACCCACTTGGGAGTCCCTCCCTGGGCAGGCCCTGTGTCCATGTGGGAGAGGTGTGGGCCTGAAAGAGCCCCTGCAGGGTGCTAGCAGGTCGCCTTCTGGTGGCCTGTTCTCCCTCGCACCTGTGACTTGCTGGCTAGTttctgcaccactgcactttccATCCTGAGCTCCCTCACCCTCCAATTTGAAAAAAACTGTACCACTGAGAATTTCAGAGTCCTGTTCCAACTGGGGACTTGGTGGATGACTGGGGATTTGGTGGGCACTGACTTAGTTGAAAACAGCATTTGAACAGtgttattgtctgtctctccTCTTCCCCCCACTTCCTGCTCTTCCCAGTGTGGCGAGAAAGGACACTACGCCAACAGATGCACCAAAGGGCACTTGGCCTTTCTCAGTGGACAGTGACAGCAGCTGGAGCCAGCTCCGAGCAGCCCGGGGGCCCCGCTGTTGGGAGTGTGCATTTAACTATTTCATGCGCTTATTGGCGCGACTGTGGCTTGAGCTGGCCCGCAGGCATGTGGGTTTCATCGCTCTGAGGGGCCACGCCTGTTAGTTTTCTATTATTCTGCcgtaatattttttgaaaaagggACAAGTGTCCTGCTGGGTCCCTGCAGTCGACATCCTATTTGGCTGGGCATCGATGCCCCCTTTCTGGATCGATGCCTCCTTTCCGGGACTCCCGGCACGAGTCCCCTCAtccagggagggaggaagctgcTGGGGAGGGGCTTGGCTAGGCAGTTCTGTGTGGCGATGGTTTTCCCCTCATTAAACACCAGTTCTTGGTGACCGCAGGGGCTGGTAGGTCATTCAAAGCTTTGGCCAGCTCACgcctgcttcctccctccctgccctgctgaATCCTAAAGCTGTGCCTCTATGTGATTTGAATGAGGGAGCCCTTCAGGGCAAATTCAGGTGCCCCCATTGCCTCAGACTGGCCCTGGTCCCAGGTGGTAGCGGTTGAGGAGGGGTGCAGGGCTCTCAGGCCTGAGGTTCTCTCCTCTGGGCTTAATTTTCTCTTGGGGTACGCTCCTGACAGAGTTTAAGGTGTCCCTTGAGCTGGAGCTGCAGACCTTTAAATAGATGGCCCCTTCAGATCATCTGTGCCTACCTCCTGCCCGCCAGGCGTCTACACTCACTCAGATGCCTGTGGCATGTGGAGGAGACTGCCTTGTCCTGAGCCTGGAAAATGTGAAACTGTCTCCTGTCTCCTGCTGGGCCTGTGGGCCTGGCCACGTTCAATTGCAAGAACAATTTTTATGAAATGGATTAAAGCTTGTTTTTTAAGCCATGCCTCATTACTTAAGGTTCTCATGCCAAGCCTCTTACACTGGATGCAATCACAGCCTAGCTTTCTTGTCCCTTTCAACAAATGTCAATCTCACAAAGGGAAGTGCAGCTGCCCAGAAGGCCTTTGTGCAAGCAGCTGGTCAAGTCTGGGAGTCTGACCTGTGGAGCCAGCAGGCAGGTTCTCCACCTCAGCTCAGATGTCAGGTGGCCCCCCTTTCTGGAACACAGCATCCCACCCCCAATGAGGCTCTGatgaaggggaagaaggaggggtCGCCAAGGCCCCTCACTTTTCCCCGTCACTCCCATCCCACTAAGCCTGCTAGAGAAGCTTCCTCAGCCGGAGGGCCACACTCTGCAGCGTGGGCATTAGTGCTGCCTGAGGTCTCTCCAGACAGTGCCGGGACACCTCACCCTGTAGCCCTTGATGCCCCAGGGTGATGCAGAAACGAGATGAGAAAACATCCGGGCC
This Macaca mulatta isolate MMU2019108-1 chromosome 3, T2T-MMU8v2.0, whole genome shotgun sequence DNA region includes the following protein-coding sequences:
- the CPSF4 gene encoding cleavage and polyadenylation specificity factor subunit 4 isoform X1, giving the protein MQEIIASVDHIKFDLEIAVEQQLGAQPLPFPGMDKSGAAVCEFFLKAACGKGGMCPFRHISGEKTVVCKHWLRGLCKKGDQCEFLHEYDMTKMPECYFYSKFGECSNKECPFLHIDPESKIKDCPWYDRGFCKHGPLCRHRHTRRVICVNYLVGFCPEGPSCKFMHPRFELPMGTTEQPPLPQQTQPPAKVPCLALLSRKEVPFLQREPQCPPGVRSALDPTGELGREGASPKFLQKSQGQSHVYLPREMQGLSPWNLSKAKRSSKVEAPCNQPPIVRWGCLAQQRLPQEPAWAPCLRPGSWHGAGLGNVSAAFAPGPDPSFCR
- the CPSF4 gene encoding cleavage and polyadenylation specificity factor subunit 4 isoform X6; amino-acid sequence: MQEIIASVDHIKFDLEIAVEQQLGAQPLPFPGMDKSGAAVCEFFLKAACGKGGMCPFRHISGEKTVVCKHWLRGLCKKGDQCEFLHEYDMTKMPECYFYSKFGECSNKECPFLHIDPESKIKDCPWYDRGFCKHGPLCRHRHTRRVICVNYLVGFCPEGPSCKFMHPRFELPMGTTEQPPLPQQTQPPAKQRTPQVIGVMQSQNSSAGNRGPRPLEQVTCYKVSPWAGGWGGVFPYCQWPFPHAPYVW
- the CPSF4 gene encoding cleavage and polyadenylation specificity factor subunit 4 isoform X5; translation: MQEIIASVDHIKFDLEIAVEQQLGAQPLPFPGMDKSGAAVCEFFLKAACGKGGMCPFRHISGEKTVVCKHWLRGLCKKGDQCEFLHEYDMTKMPECYFYSKFGECSNKECPFLHIDPESKIKDCPWYDRGFCKHALDLNCPWEPPSSPHCRSRPSLRQREPHRSSGSCRVKTAARATGDPGHWSRSPVTSVARKDTTPTDAPKGTWPFSVDSDSSWSQLRAARGPRCWECAFNYFMRLLARLWLELARRHVGFIALRGHAC
- the CPSF4 gene encoding cleavage and polyadenylation specificity factor subunit 4 isoform X2, encoding MQEIIASVDHIKFDLEIAVEQQLGAQPLPFPGMDKSGAAVCEFFLKAACGKGGMCPFRHISGEKTVVCKHWLRGLCKKGDQCEFLHEYDMTKMPECYFYSKFGECSNKECPFLHIDPESKIKDCPWYDRGFCKHGPLCRHRHTRRVICVNYLVGFCPEGPSCKFMHPRFELPMGTTEQPPLPQQTQPPAKQSNNPPLQRSSSLIQLTSQNSSPNQQRTPQVIGVMQSQNSSAGNRGPRPLEQVTCYKVSPWAGGWGGVFPYCQWPFPHAPYVW
- the CPSF4 gene encoding cleavage and polyadenylation specificity factor subunit 4 isoform X4 → MQEIIASVDHIKFDLEIAVEQQLGAQPLPFPGMDKSGAAVCEFFLKAACGKGGMCPFRHISGEKTVVCKHWLRGLCKKGDQCEFLHEYDMTKMPECYFYSKFGECSNKECPFLHIDPESKIKDCPWYDRGFCKHALDLNCPWEPPSSPHCRSRPSLRQSREPHRSSGSCRVKTAARATGDPGHWSRSPVTSVARKDTTPTDAPKGTWPFSVDSDSSWSQLRAARGPRCWECAFNYFMRLLARLWLELARRHVGFIALRGHAC
- the CPSF4 gene encoding cleavage and polyadenylation specificity factor subunit 4 isoform X9 — translated: MCPFRHISGEKTVVCKHWLRGLCKKGDQCEFLHEYDMTKMPECYFYSKFGECSNKECPFLHIDPESKIKDCPWYDRGFCKHGPLCRHRHTRRVICVNYLVGFCPEGPSCKFMHPRFELPMGTTEQPPLPQQTQPPAKQRTPQVIGVMQSQNSSAGNRGPRPLEQVTCYKCGEKGHYANRCTKGHLAFLSGQ
- the CPSF4 gene encoding cleavage and polyadenylation specificity factor subunit 4 isoform X7, which gives rise to MQEIIASVDHIKFDLEIAVEQQLGAQPLPFPGMDKSGAAVCEFFLKAACGKGGMCPFRHISGEKTVVCKHWLRGLCKKGDQCEFLHEYDMTKMPECYFYSKFGECSNKECPFLHIDPESKIKDCPWYDRGFCKHGPLCRHRHTRRVICVNYLVGFCPEGPSCKFMHPRFELPMGTTEQPPLPQQTQPPAKRTPQVIGVMQSQNSSAGNRGPRPLEQVTCYKVSPWAGGWGGVFPYCQWPFPHAPYVW
- the CPSF4 gene encoding cleavage and polyadenylation specificity factor subunit 4 isoform X3; this encodes MQEIIASVDHIKFDLEIAVEQQLGAQPLPFPGMDKSGAAVCEFFLKAACGKGGMCPFRHISGEKTVVCKHWLRGLCKKGDQCEFLHEYDMTKMPECYFYSKFGECSNKECPFLHIDPESKIKDCPWYDRGFCKHGPLCRHRHTRRVICVNYLVGFCPEGPSCKFMHPRFELPMGTTEQPPLPQQTQPPAKQSNNPPLQRSSSLIQLTSQNSSPNQQRTPQVIGVMQSQNSSAGNRGPRPLEQVTCYKCGEKGHYANRCTKGHLAFLSGQ
- the CPSF4 gene encoding cleavage and polyadenylation specificity factor subunit 4; the encoded protein is MQEIIASVDHIKFDLEIAVEQQLGAQPLPFPGMDKSGAAVCEFFLKAACGKGGMCPFRHISGEKTVVCKHWLRGLCKKGDQCEFLHEYDMTKMPECYFYSKFGECSNKECPFLHIDPESKIKDCPWYDRGFCKHGPLCRHRHTRRVICVNYLVGFCPEGPSCKFMHPRFELPMGTTEQPPLPQQTQPPAKQRTPQVIGVMQSQNSSAGNRGPRPLEQVTCYKCGEKGHYANRCTKGHLAFLSGQ
- the CPSF4 gene encoding cleavage and polyadenylation specificity factor subunit 4 isoform X8, producing MQEIIASVDHIKFDLEIAVEQQLGAQPLPFPGMDKSGAAVCEFFLKAACGKGGMCPFRHISGEKTVVCKHWLRGLCKKGDQCEFLHEYDMTKMPECYFYSKFGECSNKECPFLHIDPESKIKDCPWYDRGFCKHGPLCRHRHTRRVICVNYLVGFCPEGPSCKFMHPRFELPMGTTEQPPLPQQTQPPAKRTPQVIGVMQSQNSSAGNRGPRPLEQVTCYKCGEKGHYANRCTKGHLAFLSGQ